The Candidatus Liberimonas magnetica genome window below encodes:
- the dxs gene encoding 1-deoxy-D-xylulose-5-phosphate synthase, whose translation MSILEKIAKPRDLHYIKKELLGELAKEIRAEMIKDVAANGGHLAPSLGTVELAIAIHYVFNAPEDKIIWDVGHQAYAHKMLTGRNKSFSTLRQHGGISGFPKREESEYDPFGVGHSSTSISAALGFAVARDMQGKDNKVVAVIGDGSMTGGIAFEALLNTGHIGTDLLVILNDNEMFISHRVGALAGYLAKLLTAGTLKKLEKRVEEFFKRIHFWGAQILRVAKRFKVLLFPGMLFEEMGFSYLGPVDGHDIFRLIAILENIKKLKNPVLLHVITKKGKGYTPAENDPTLFHGIGKFDVATGKPESSGTILSYTSVFGKTMIKLAKSDKRIVAITAAMQDGTGLDEFRKEFPDRFFDVGIAEEHAVTFAAGLACEGIKPVFAIYSTFLQRSLDQLIHDVALQKLNVIFAIDRAGIVGEDGPTHHGAFDLSYLNLIPNFTIMAPSNENELQHMLKTALFTNGPVAIRYPRGAALGITLDEELKELPIGKAQTVKEGKDLYILAIGNMVHPSLEAAKTLDSQNISAGVIDMRFLKPVDSQLILSLAKNIKHFVTVEENSKIGGLGSTVNDILTGKNCDILNIALPDQFIEHGNPKLLRNIYNLSEEKISNKIKDWLKSR comes from the coding sequence ATGTCAATACTTGAAAAAATAGCAAAACCCCGGGACCTTCATTATATCAAAAAAGAACTTCTTGGCGAGCTTGCAAAAGAAATAAGAGCTGAAATGATAAAAGATGTTGCCGCTAACGGCGGGCACCTGGCTCCGAGCCTCGGCACAGTTGAACTTGCAATAGCGATACACTATGTTTTTAATGCCCCTGAAGATAAAATTATCTGGGATGTGGGGCATCAGGCATATGCGCATAAGATGCTTACAGGAAGGAACAAGAGTTTCTCTACCTTAAGGCAGCATGGTGGCATCAGCGGTTTCCCGAAGAGGGAAGAATCGGAATATGACCCGTTTGGCGTGGGGCATTCCTCCACGTCTATTTCTGCTGCCCTCGGATTTGCAGTTGCTCGAGATATGCAAGGCAAGGACAATAAAGTAGTTGCTGTAATTGGCGACGGCTCAATGACCGGAGGTATCGCATTTGAGGCTTTGCTTAATACAGGGCATATAGGCACTGACCTTCTGGTCATATTGAACGATAATGAAATGTTCATTTCTCACAGGGTAGGCGCTCTTGCAGGCTACCTTGCAAAACTTCTTACCGCTGGCACATTAAAGAAACTTGAAAAAAGGGTTGAAGAGTTTTTCAAGCGGATACATTTCTGGGGGGCACAGATCTTAAGGGTAGCAAAACGCTTTAAGGTCCTTCTTTTCCCTGGGATGTTATTTGAAGAAATGGGGTTTTCATATCTTGGGCCTGTTGACGGCCATGATATTTTCAGGTTAATAGCCATCTTGGAAAATATAAAAAAGCTTAAAAATCCGGTCTTGCTCCATGTAATTACGAAAAAAGGAAAAGGGTATACTCCTGCTGAAAATGACCCGACTTTATTCCACGGCATAGGCAAATTCGATGTAGCAACAGGAAAACCCGAAAGTTCTGGCACAATACTCAGTTATACCAGTGTTTTTGGAAAAACAATGATAAAACTTGCCAAAAGCGATAAAAGGATCGTGGCTATCACAGCCGCAATGCAGGACGGCACAGGCCTTGACGAGTTCAGGAAAGAGTTCCCGGACAGGTTCTTTGATGTCGGTATCGCAGAAGAACATGCCGTAACGTTTGCCGCAGGCCTTGCCTGCGAGGGAATAAAACCTGTATTTGCCATATATTCAACTTTCCTTCAAAGAAGCCTTGACCAGCTGATACATGACGTGGCACTTCAAAAGCTAAATGTTATCTTTGCCATAGACAGAGCAGGCATCGTAGGCGAAGACGGTCCTACGCACCACGGCGCTTTTGACCTTTCCTACTTAAACCTTATTCCTAATTTTACTATTATGGCTCCAAGTAACGAAAATGAACTCCAGCATATGCTCAAAACAGCTTTATTCACAAACGGCCCTGTGGCCATAAGGTATCCTAGGGGAGCGGCTCTTGGAATAACCCTGGACGAAGAATTAAAGGAATTGCCCATAGGTAAAGCACAAACCGTCAAAGAGGGAAAAGACCTCTATATCCTTGCTATAGGCAATATGGTACACCCTTCGTTGGAAGCCGCAAAAACTTTAGACAGCCAGAACATAAGCGCCGGTGTTATAGACATGAGGTTCTTAAAACCGGTCGATTCCCAGCTCATCTTGTCATTAGCTAAAAATATAAAACATTTCGTAACTGTTGAAGAAAACTCCAAAATCGGCGGTTTAGGAAGCACTGTAAACGATATATTGACGGGAAAGAACTGCGACATTCTGAACATAGCCCTGCCAGACCAGTTCATAGAACACGGCAATCCGAAACTCTTGCGCAACATTTACAACCTAAGCGAAGAAAAGATCTCAAATAAAATAAAAGACTGGTTAAAATCCCGTTAG
- a CDS encoding polyprenyl synthetase family protein: protein MNLKQYLTGQTNTINKALHKYLPHDNSRIARSMRYSIFAGGKRLRPILVLEGTKICGGSIKRAMPAACAVEFVHTYSLIHDDLPSMDNDDLRRGMPTSHKKFDEATAILTGDALLTDAFRILARTNAEPETIVKIIDMLAVASGYKGMIGGQVKDTLEAGNWKNESKKQAINNLIYMHETKTAALIVSSLLIGASLSKADKQDMNALRDYGRCIGLAFQICDDVLDITADKKTLGKKGSDLKNNKLTYPALFGLERSREMAAKLVLKAKIRIKLFGKKSKILEQLADYIVERKY, encoded by the coding sequence ATGAATTTAAAACAATACCTGACAGGCCAAACAAATACAATAAACAAAGCCCTTCATAAATATCTTCCGCACGATAATTCAAGGATCGCCCGTTCAATGAGGTATTCTATATTTGCAGGAGGAAAAAGGTTAAGGCCGATACTTGTCCTTGAAGGAACAAAAATTTGCGGCGGCAGTATAAAAAGGGCTATGCCTGCGGCCTGCGCTGTAGAATTCGTGCACACTTATTCATTGATACACGACGACCTGCCTTCTATGGATAACGATGACCTAAGGCGCGGTATGCCCACGAGCCATAAAAAGTTCGACGAGGCAACGGCTATTTTGACAGGCGATGCACTTTTAACCGATGCTTTCAGGATTCTAGCCCGGACCAATGCCGAGCCTGAAACAATAGTTAAGATAATAGATATGTTAGCGGTTGCAAGCGGATACAAAGGAATGATAGGCGGACAGGTCAAAGATACTTTAGAGGCCGGCAATTGGAAAAATGAAAGCAAAAAACAGGCAATAAACAACTTAATATATATGCATGAGACTAAAACCGCTGCTTTGATCGTTTCTTCCCTGTTGATCGGAGCGAGCCTTTCAAAAGCCGACAAGCAAGATATGAATGCATTGAGAGACTACGGCCGGTGCATCGGCCTGGCGTTCCAGATCTGTGATGACGTACTCGATATAACAGCAGATAAAAAGACCCTCGGAAAAAAGGGCAGCGATCTAAAAAACAACAAGCTCACATATCCCGCACTTTTCGGCCTAGAAAGGTCAAGGGAAATGGCCGCAAAACTAGTTTTAAAAGCGAAAATCAGAATAAAATTATTCGGGAAAAAATCAAAAATACTTGAACAGCTTGCTGATTATATCGTCGAAAGGAAATACTAA
- the xseB gene encoding exodeoxyribonuclease VII small subunit, with amino-acid sequence MKFEEAMKRLEEIVNQMEAGDVDLDKTLANFEEGIRLVRFCSSKLEEAKKKIEILVKKDGKLAPEPFIPENEEKEARQKKDPKKNDTSGMDLF; translated from the coding sequence ATGAAATTTGAAGAGGCCATGAAAAGGCTTGAAGAAATCGTAAACCAGATGGAAGCAGGGGATGTTGACCTTGATAAAACACTGGCTAATTTCGAAGAAGGTATAAGGCTGGTAAGGTTTTGTTCTTCAAAACTTGAAGAAGCAAAGAAAAAAATAGAGATCCTGGTAAAAAAAGACGGCAAACTTGCTCCCGAGCCTTTCATTCCTGAAAATGAAGAAAAAGAGGCCAGACAGAAAAAAGACCCGAAAAAAAACGATACCAGCGGCATGGACCTTTTCTAA
- the xseA gene encoding exodeoxyribonuclease VII large subunit, which produces MENPKKIYTVSELNKEIRIILENAYPDIWLEGEISNFKTYSSGHMYLSLKDNEAQINAVIFKNVNQSFKFKLEDGLKVITRGRVSSYPKRGDYQVIITYIEPAGKGALQLAFEQLKAKLEKEGLFDQARKKPIPLLPQKIGIITSPTGAAIKDILSVIDRRFANVEIILYPVRVQGDEAKFDIVEALKYLNSNYDDLDVLLVGRGGGSYEDLWAFNEEMVARAIAESKIPVISCVGHEIDFTISDFVADLRAPTPSAAAELVVKNKAELVDKLNNLKSHLTNNIQFTLSHYNEKINYLGNSRALRRPWEIFEERTQDLDVILNDLTAYQRNILNNKEHVFSKLSDKLNLLSPLNTLTRGYAICFSQPGNTIVKKINDVKVHDTLKVKLHDGEFISKVTNTSAK; this is translated from the coding sequence ATGGAAAATCCAAAAAAAATTTACACTGTAAGCGAACTTAATAAGGAAATACGTATAATACTTGAAAACGCATACCCCGATATCTGGCTGGAAGGCGAGATATCGAATTTCAAGACTTACTCGTCGGGACATATGTATCTATCCCTAAAAGACAACGAAGCGCAGATAAATGCGGTCATCTTTAAAAATGTAAACCAGAGTTTTAAATTCAAGCTCGAAGACGGGCTTAAAGTGATCACCCGCGGCAGGGTATCCTCCTATCCAAAACGGGGCGATTACCAAGTCATTATTACCTATATTGAACCTGCGGGTAAAGGAGCTCTCCAGCTTGCTTTCGAACAGTTAAAAGCAAAACTCGAAAAAGAAGGTTTATTCGACCAGGCAAGAAAAAAGCCTATCCCTTTATTACCCCAGAAGATAGGGATAATCACTTCCCCGACAGGAGCGGCGATAAAAGATATCCTCTCGGTCATTGATAGGCGTTTTGCCAACGTTGAAATCATCCTTTACCCGGTCCGGGTCCAGGGTGACGAGGCAAAATTCGATATAGTAGAAGCCCTGAAATATTTGAACAGTAATTATGATGACCTGGATGTACTCTTAGTAGGCCGCGGCGGCGGCTCTTATGAAGACCTTTGGGCTTTTAATGAAGAGATGGTAGCAAGAGCTATCGCAGAATCAAAGATACCTGTTATTTCCTGTGTCGGACATGAGATAGATTTTACTATCTCTGATTTTGTCGCAGACCTGAGGGCTCCTACGCCTTCTGCCGCCGCTGAGCTGGTAGTAAAAAACAAAGCGGAGCTGGTAGACAAATTAAATAATTTAAAATCACACCTTACAAATAACATACAGTTCACATTGTCGCATTACAACGAAAAAATAAATTATCTGGGTAATTCCAGGGCCTTAAGAAGACCCTGGGAGATATTTGAAGAACGTACCCAGGACCTTGATGTCATCTTAAACGACCTTACAGCCTATCAGAGGAACATTTTAAATAATAAGGAACACGTATTTTCAAAACTTTCTGATAAACTGAACCTGCTTTCTCCGTTAAACACATTGACCAGAGGCTATGCTATATGCTTTAGCCAGCCCGGAAATACAATAGTAAAGAAGATAAACGACGTTAAAGTACATGACACGCTTAAAGTAAAGCTGCATGACGGAGAGTTTATTTCCAAAGTAACAAACACAAGTGCAAAATGA
- a CDS encoding TIGR00282 family metallophosphoesterase, with amino-acid sequence MKILFIADIVGEPGRQVLKHRLPDLIKKEGPDFIIANAENSAGGKGLTGTIANELFEQGINVLTMGNHTFDRKEIQDIIEDRRILRPANYPPSVPGNGWNIYELPRSIKIAVINMMGRVYLPDIDCPFRKANELLEKISLETKNIFVDFHAEITSEKIAFGWFLDGRASAVIGTHTHVPTADERILDQGTAYLTDSGMTGPRDGIIGMDREIIIKKYLTGIPHHFVVAKGQTVIQGCIVAIDHITGKAISIKRYSVEG; translated from the coding sequence ATGAAAATATTATTTATAGCAGACATTGTGGGTGAGCCGGGCAGGCAGGTGCTAAAGCACAGGCTTCCTGACCTTATAAAAAAGGAAGGGCCTGATTTTATAATAGCAAATGCCGAAAATTCAGCCGGAGGAAAAGGGCTGACAGGCACCATAGCGAATGAATTATTCGAACAGGGGATCAATGTCCTTACGATGGGAAACCATACCTTTGACAGGAAAGAGATACAGGACATAATCGAAGACAGGCGCATCCTGCGGCCTGCCAATTACCCGCCGAGTGTTCCTGGGAACGGCTGGAATATTTACGAACTGCCCAGGTCTATCAAGATCGCGGTAATCAATATGATGGGACGTGTCTATCTGCCTGATATCGACTGTCCTTTCAGAAAGGCAAACGAGCTTCTTGAAAAAATAAGCCTTGAAACAAAAAATATTTTTGTAGATTTTCATGCAGAGATAACCTCCGAAAAAATAGCCTTCGGCTGGTTCCTGGACGGGCGTGCCTCGGCCGTGATCGGCACTCATACGCATGTGCCTACAGCCGATGAAAGGATACTGGACCAGGGAACTGCTTATTTGACAGACTCTGGGATGACAGGCCCAAGGGACGGCATAATCGGGATGGACAGGGAAATAATAATAAAAAAATATCTTACAGGCATACCGCATCATTTTGTAGTTGCTAAAGGGCAGACCGTAATCCAGGGCTGTATCGTAGCTATAGACCATATAACCGGAAAAGCTATAAGCATTAAAAGGTACAGCGTTGAAGGATAG
- the rny gene encoding ribonuclease Y, with protein sequence MDYYLTLTSSLILGFAIGYVVRIVYAKSHIKSAERLAEHLINEAKAVADAKKKEGLLEIKELREKERREFEQETRDRRREMQSLEQRITNKEENLERKVSILDKKERELQVLEKQVATQKTQLDEEKLNVSRAREEQKKILERLAGISADEAKKLLVKSMETEARQEAAMLFKKIEQETKETADKRAKEILSTAIQRVAADHTSDITTTTVPISNDEMKGRVIGREGRNIRAFEQASGVDLIIDDTPEAITISAFDGVRREIAKIALERLIADGRIHPARIEEVVNKVKSEMETKLKEIGEQAALEAGVPGIHPEILKLLGKLKFRTSYGQNQLQHTMEVTWLAGALAGELRLDIAFCKKAGLLHDIGKAVDHEVEGTHHQISADIAKKYNEHPKLINAILSHHEGIEAPQSAEAFVVAAADAISAARPGARRESIELYLKRLDKLEKLATSFRGVVSAYAIQAGREVRIMVEPEDIDDKAAQLLSHDIAKKVEQELEYPGQIKITVIRETRAQDIAK encoded by the coding sequence ATGGATTATTATTTAACGCTTACAAGTTCGTTGATCCTGGGATTTGCCATAGGGTATGTAGTCCGCATTGTCTATGCAAAGTCCCACATTAAATCGGCCGAGCGCCTGGCTGAACATTTGATAAATGAAGCAAAAGCTGTCGCTGACGCCAAAAAGAAAGAAGGTCTTCTAGAAATCAAAGAGCTCAGGGAAAAAGAAAGGCGGGAGTTTGAACAGGAAACCCGCGACAGAAGAAGGGAGATGCAGAGCTTAGAGCAAAGGATAACCAACAAAGAGGAAAATTTAGAAAGGAAAGTCAGCATCCTTGACAAAAAAGAAAGGGAACTTCAGGTACTTGAGAAACAGGTAGCGACCCAGAAAACCCAGCTCGATGAAGAAAAACTGAACGTTTCAAGAGCCAGAGAAGAACAAAAGAAGATACTAGAAAGGCTTGCAGGCATCTCTGCCGATGAGGCTAAGAAACTTCTGGTCAAGTCGATGGAAACCGAAGCAAGGCAGGAAGCAGCCATGCTTTTTAAGAAGATTGAGCAAGAAACAAAGGAAACTGCAGATAAGAGGGCAAAGGAGATCCTTTCAACCGCAATTCAGAGAGTAGCGGCAGACCATACATCGGATATAACCACTACCACCGTTCCAATATCGAACGATGAAATGAAGGGCAGGGTGATAGGAAGAGAAGGAAGAAATATAAGGGCCTTTGAACAGGCATCAGGAGTTGACCTTATAATCGATGATACTCCTGAAGCCATCACTATATCGGCTTTTGACGGTGTAAGGCGCGAGATCGCAAAGATAGCTCTTGAACGCCTTATAGCGGACGGCAGGATCCATCCTGCCCGGATAGAGGAAGTGGTCAATAAAGTCAAAAGCGAAATGGAAACGAAGTTAAAGGAAATCGGAGAGCAGGCCGCACTCGAAGCAGGCGTGCCGGGTATTCATCCTGAAATACTGAAATTACTGGGCAAATTAAAGTTCAGGACTTCATACGGGCAGAACCAGTTGCAGCATACCATGGAAGTTACCTGGCTGGCCGGAGCACTGGCAGGCGAGCTCAGGCTTGATATAGCGTTCTGCAAAAAAGCCGGGTTACTGCACGATATAGGTAAAGCGGTAGACCATGAAGTCGAAGGGACACACCATCAGATATCTGCCGACATAGCAAAGAAATATAACGAACATCCAAAACTCATAAACGCCATATTATCGCATCATGAAGGCATAGAAGCTCCTCAATCCGCGGAAGCCTTTGTAGTAGCTGCAGCCGACGCCATAAGTGCAGCCCGGCCTGGTGCAAGGCGCGAGTCCATAGAATTATACCTGAAGCGCCTTGACAAGCTTGAAAAACTTGCAACATCGTTCAGAGGGGTCGTTTCGGCTTATGCCATACAGGCCGGCCGCGAAGTAAGGATAATGGTAGAGCCTGAGGACATAGATGACAAGGCCGCACAGTTATTGTCCCATGATATAGCAAAAAAAGTAGAGCAGGAACTTGAATATCCCGGTCAGATAAAGATAACCGTTATCAGAGAAACAAGAGCACAGGACATTGCAAAATAA
- a CDS encoding 5-formyltetrahydrofolate cyclo-ligase, producing MKKKSKKDLQVYGKKKKIRARLLKKRNSLKPSERNKRSFKIKSRLRSLPVYKKAKVVMFFVTHGSEVRTKEMIEQAWKDLKKVAAPAANLKKCSLSASIISSFKKHLRPGAYGILEPNPETCLQVTSKSIDIVFVPAIAFDVHGHRLGYGKGYFDSWLKNIPLKKRVGLAFDFQILKKLPVTKNDVRVKTIITENRVIECKKR from the coding sequence ATGAAAAAAAAATCAAAGAAAGACTTGCAGGTTTACGGCAAAAAAAAGAAAATACGGGCCAGGCTCCTGAAAAAAAGAAATAGCCTGAAGCCTTCGGAAAGAAACAAAAGAAGCTTTAAGATAAAAAGCAGGCTAAGAAGCTTGCCGGTCTACAAAAAAGCTAAAGTCGTGATGTTCTTTGTAACGCATGGGTCAGAAGTAAGAACAAAAGAAATGATAGAGCAGGCGTGGAAAGACCTCAAGAAAGTCGCTGCGCCCGCCGCAAACCTTAAAAAATGCAGTTTGTCCGCTTCTATTATTTCATCGTTTAAAAAACACCTGAGGCCCGGAGCTTACGGAATACTTGAACCAAACCCGGAAACGTGCCTTCAGGTAACCTCAAAAAGTATAGATATTGTGTTCGTCCCGGCAATAGCTTTTGATGTTCACGGGCACAGGCTAGGCTACGGCAAAGGTTATTTTGACTCATGGCTGAAAAATATTCCGCTAAAAAAAAGGGTAGGGCTGGCGTTCGATTTTCAGATACTAAAAAAACTGCCCGTTACAAAAAATGACGTAAGAGTAAAAACGATAATTACAGAAAACAGAGTAATTGAATGTAAGAAAAGGTAA
- a CDS encoding replication-associated recombination protein A: MKLTQTDFFATENKTKQNNVPLALKITPNNIDELVGQENILGKDKLLRRLIESDRLNSVIFYGPPGTGKSALARIIAKQTKAHFEETNAVTIGINEIRNIIKQSKSRLDVSGQKTILLLDEIHHFNRTQQDALLPDVERGAITLIGITTENPFFYINQALISRSTLFEFKPLDTESLKKILERVINDKEIGFGNVKLQIGKGVVEHLISKSNGDARKLINALEIGVLSTKPDQEGIVNFDLKVAEESLQQKVVLYDKSSDEHYDHISAFIKSMRGSDPDAALYWMAKMLTAGEDPRFIARRIIICASEDVGNADPNALTVAASALKAVEFVGMPEARIPLAQAVTYIATAPKSNASYLAIEMAQNEVKNSQIHQVPDHLKDSNLDGEARGHGKGYKYPHDFPGHFVKQEYWPGNKVFYEPSEEGYEKKIKERLAGLRQKKENTGQAPEKKK, from the coding sequence ATGAAACTAACTCAAACTGACTTTTTTGCAACGGAAAATAAAACCAAACAAAACAATGTACCGTTAGCGCTTAAAATCACTCCTAACAATATCGATGAGCTGGTAGGACAGGAAAATATTTTAGGAAAAGACAAGCTCTTAAGGCGCTTGATAGAGTCAGACAGGCTGAATTCGGTAATTTTTTACGGCCCGCCCGGAACAGGTAAAAGCGCACTCGCAAGGATAATCGCAAAACAGACTAAAGCTCATTTTGAAGAGACAAATGCTGTCACCATAGGCATAAACGAAATAAGGAACATAATAAAACAGTCAAAATCCCGCCTTGACGTATCCGGCCAAAAAACTATCCTTCTTTTAGATGAGATCCACCATTTCAACCGCACCCAGCAGGATGCCCTGCTTCCGGACGTAGAAAGAGGGGCAATAACCTTAATAGGAATAACTACCGAAAACCCTTTCTTTTATATTAACCAGGCATTAATATCCCGCTCGACTTTATTCGAATTCAAGCCCTTAGATACAGAGTCGCTTAAAAAGATACTTGAACGCGTAATAAACGATAAAGAAATAGGGTTTGGGAACGTTAAACTGCAAATAGGAAAAGGTGTTGTGGAGCATCTGATATCAAAATCTAACGGAGATGCAAGGAAACTTATCAATGCGCTTGAGATAGGTGTCTTATCGACAAAACCGGACCAAGAGGGCATCGTTAATTTTGACCTTAAGGTCGCAGAAGAGTCCCTGCAGCAAAAAGTCGTTTTATATGACAAGTCAAGCGACGAACATTACGACCATATTTCAGCTTTTATTAAATCCATGCGCGGTTCCGACCCTGATGCTGCCCTGTACTGGATGGCAAAGATGTTAACAGCAGGCGAAGACCCCAGGTTCATTGCAAGGCGGATAATTATCTGTGCATCCGAAGACGTAGGCAATGCAGACCCGAATGCTTTGACCGTAGCGGCCTCTGCATTAAAAGCCGTAGAGTTCGTGGGTATGCCTGAAGCAAGGATACCTCTGGCCCAGGCTGTAACCTATATCGCAACTGCGCCGAAATCAAATGCTTCGTATCTGGCCATAGAAATGGCCCAAAACGAAGTAAAGAACTCCCAGATACATCAGGTCCCGGACCATCTTAAAGACAGCAACCTGGACGGAGAAGCAAGAGGCCACGGAAAGGGGTATAAATACCCTCATGATTTTCCGGGCCATTTCGTAAAGCAGGAGTATTGGCCCGGTAATAAGGTTTTTTATGAACCGAGCGAAGAAGGTTATGAAAAAAAAATCAAAGAAAGACTTGCAGGTTTACGGCAAAAAAAAGAAAATACGGGCCAGGCTCCTGAAAAAAAGAAATAG